The following are encoded together in the Bdellovibrio sp. ArHS genome:
- a CDS encoding DUF222 domain-containing protein — MNLTNIPNDELTRRLEKLVRTERKITHLILQHINEIESRRLYADLGYDGMFSYLTKGLGYSESSAYRRIQSARLLRQIPEVAERLENGALNLSQLTQLNKCLREETRTSGIGATRIDTKALLKEIEHKNTYDTQKVLAKEFNQYPQKRTLIKPQSDASIRLEVTLSQEDFSDLSKARSLLSHSCPDGSWSDVISTLARKFIKTKMSVKTNHNQKKAI; from the coding sequence ATGAACCTAACGAACATCCCAAATGACGAACTAACTCGTCGTCTCGAAAAACTTGTGCGCACAGAAAGAAAAATCACACATCTGATTTTACAGCATATAAATGAAATTGAATCCCGAAGGCTTTACGCTGATTTGGGTTACGATGGAATGTTTTCTTATCTAACAAAAGGGTTGGGGTATTCAGAATCCAGTGCTTATCGCCGTATTCAATCAGCGCGGCTTTTAAGACAAATCCCTGAGGTTGCAGAAAGATTGGAAAACGGAGCTCTGAATTTATCCCAACTCACACAATTGAATAAGTGCCTCAGAGAAGAGACACGTACATCAGGCATCGGGGCAACTAGAATAGATACTAAAGCACTTCTTAAAGAAATCGAGCACAAAAACACCTATGACACCCAAAAAGTTCTCGCCAAAGAGTTTAACCAATACCCGCAAAAAAGGACACTCATAAAGCCTCAGTCCGATGCCAGTATTCGTCTGGAGGTGACTTTAAGCCAAGAAGATTTCTCTGATCTAAGTAAAGCCAGATCCCTTCTTTCGCATTCATGTCCAGATGGATCTTGGAGTGACGTCATTTCAACATTGGCAAGAAAGTTTATAAAAACGAAAATGAGTGTTAAGACAAATCATAATCAAAAAAAAGCGATATAG